Part of the Vigna angularis cultivar LongXiaoDou No.4 chromosome 1, ASM1680809v1, whole genome shotgun sequence genome, TTCGCCATGAGAGAAACAGTCAGGAAAGTGGAACCGGAGAATAAGAGTGAGGGTGAGAAAGACAGGAAGCAAGGAAGGGGGAATGAGTTAGTGGGCTACCAAGAGAAATCGGGTATTTCGAGCTCTATTTTTAGCCCATGATAAAGATAAATGGGCCAATTGGGTTTTATCATTATGAAATTTTAAGGCAGTTTCTTATGCATCTTCATAattttcttcctccatttttgaaaaaaaaatccaattttattctgaaaataatttttcaacttTCAAATTATGTAATCTCCAGtcattttataagaaaaatatttttttaattgcaaTGGAAACCATTTTCAGAAAATGACTTTTAGATTATACgcccaaaaaaaatataatgggGAAAAAAATTGTGGGGTGCAGGAAAAAACACGTGGAagtatataaatcttaacaaatatttttattaaaattgatatttttgataaatatttttaacaagattaagtttaattatatttatatttatttaatcatataaatgttaattatgttatttaaatatacctataagTGTTTAAAAAAAGAGTGACATAACATGTTGGTGTAAATTTTCGTAGTGAAAGTTTTCATAGAaaatcatgaaagaaaaaaccacctttaattattgttttcaccaaaactttctccaattttttatttaaaaaaaagtgaaatttcacattaataatttgttcaatGAGCTAATTCATTTGGAAAATTCATACCACCATGCTATGTCACTGCTTTTTAAAAccttataggtatatttaaataacataattaacatttatatgattaagtaaatataaatataattaaacttaatcttgttaaaaatatttaataaaaatatcaattttaataaaaatatttgttaaaatttatatacaatttaaattttgtttgaatttgaggagggacaaaattgtttaatttttaaaattaagactaaattgagacaaaataaaaatacatggaTCAAATCGAGACACAAatacagggaccaaattgagactaatacAATGACACATGGCCTGATAATGACACGTGACACTGTCAGTGCCATGTCACAGTGTCATTGCCACGTGGCATAATATCAGTTTGACAcgtgacatttttttttaaattttatttttaaaaaataattcaaaaattcaaaaaaaccacaaactgacacgtgtcacatcatttaacggtgttagtacaGAACTAACAGCAAcgtctaaattgattcaatttttcacaataaaaaacCTAATCGAGAACATTTACAATACGGACCTATTTGAGAAAATCTTACAGAAATAGAGATGTCCGAgatgattaaacctattttttatatataaaatataaaactgcATTTATTAAGTCGCTCAGTTAATGTATTTGTTGAAATTGTAAAACTGTTTTGCTAAATatgcaaaattatatatatatatatatatatatttattgatcttcttaaattatatatagaaatattAAAGTATTAGGAGCATTAGCACTAGTATAAATTAGAACAGAGTAGTAttaaaaagcaaataaattactaataatttctaacatttttatttttggttgcAGATCAGGCCACAATACCCAAGAATCATAATTTTAAGGATTCCTATACTTTATGCTACGTAGTCCGTGTACAAAACCACGTGAGTTGAACTGCCTCTGCAAGCAAGCCAGAAAGCGCGTTCCGCGTTTgcctaaaattttcaaagtacattaattacattaatcgattcattgtataaaaatattaccaGTGAAGTGATAGTTCCACACCGTTATCAGTAGTATTAATAGTATTTAACAAAAAGTGCTTATGGgaaaaggaagagaaggaaGGCAAACGGCGTGACTTTTACATGCTTGCCTTTTTCTGTGAATGGACACTTTGCAAAGGCCACCAACGTAATATCCAAAACGGTACCGTTTGCGAAAATGTTGAAGAAACCCCAAAAAACAAACCCAGCCAACGTCACAAAGCGAAATGGATCATCATTCATATCTTCGTAAAAACAACATCATCCTTATCCACACACACGTACAGTAACAGATCAGAAGTACTACACTAGAAACTTACAAGGAaatgtaaaaaagtaaaaggCAGAGAAAGATAAGGAGATTGAGATTTAGATCCGTTGAGCTAGCCGGTTTGGATGTGAACGCCGATGGCAATGAGGAAGATGGTGATGAGGCCGAAGTAGATGATGGCGTGAACCAAAATGGAGGCTCCACTGGTTTGCATGTTGCCGAACTCCGCGATTCTTCCCCTGGATGGTATCTGGAAGAGAAGGCCTGGGCTTAAGAGCACGAACAGCACCACTGCGATCACCACCGGACCCCAATCAGCCATTTTCACCCCTTTCTTTGGTTGGAAGGAAGAAGAGTTTGGAAGTGGAAGAGATTTCTACGTTTGATTTCAGGTTTGGGGCTTTTAGCGGTGAGCAACACAAGTAGACAAAACTCACACCACATACCCAACCAAACGGATCCTTCGCTTTCCTGTCACTCTTCATCTTATAACTCGTTTCAACGGCTCTGATCAATTCCCAATCATCTTAACGATTTTCATCCtaatcacttttttaaatattatacaacTTCCATTATAATAGTACTTTATAACTTGGCGATAAGATAATATCTTCAAATCTTTAGTGTATCATTTCCCcaaaaaaacagttttaaaatgatttttttggaccactttttttataatgtttctaaaagaaattaaatgaatttaacttttttttaaacgtAGACTATGGACATTAAATGCGTcttataaaatacttttattaaaatttta contains:
- the LOC108347084 gene encoding uncharacterized protein LOC108347084, which translates into the protein MADWGPVVIAVVLFVLLSPGLLFQIPSRGRIAEFGNMQTSGASILVHAIIYFGLITIFLIAIGVHIQTG